The sequence GAATTAAAAGAAATGAAGTAGAGCTTAAGAATGCCAAGGAAGTAGCAGAAGAAGCAAGCTTAGCTAAAAGTCAATTTTTAGCGAACATGAGCCATGAAATTAGAACACCTATGAATGCTATTATGGGCCTTACTCATTTAATGGGACAATCTGAAATAAATGAGTCTCAAAAGAATTATTTATCCAAGATAGAATCTTCATCAAAGTTATTACTTAGAATTATTAATGATATTTTAGATTTTTCCAAAATTGAAGCTGGAAAGTTAGCAGTGGAGAATATTAACTTTAGTTTGTATAAGGTATTTGAGAATGTATCAAATTTATATACAGATTCAGCAATTAATAAAGGTATTGAAATTAATTTTGATATAGAAGAAGGAGTGCCGGATGTATTAAAAGGAGATCCTCTTCGTTTAGAACAGATAATAGCTAATTTGACTACAAATGCAATTAAGTTCACAAGTAAAGGGACAGTGAATGTTTCAGCTAAAGTTTCTGAGGAACAGGAAAATAAGATTAAGTTACACTTTAGTGTTGCTGATACAGGAATTGGGTTGACTAAGGAGCAAATAACAAAATTATTTACAGCATTTACTCAAGCAGATAATTCTACAACAAGGAAATATGGTGGAACAGGTCTTGGATTGACAATTTCAAAGCAATTAGTAGAACTTATGAATGGAGATATTTGGGTAGAAAGTGAATATGGACAAGGATCTACTTTTAACTTTACTATACAGTGTGATAAGGTTTCTAGCGTAATAACTCCAAATTATGAAAAGTATCCTGATTTGCAGAATAAAAAAGTATTAATTATTGATCATAATAAAACTTCATTAATGGTACTTGAACGTATGCTAAAATCATTTAAATTTAAAGTAACAGCAATTAATAGCCCATTTAAAGCTATTGAGTTACTAAAAAAAGAGAACTTTGATTTACTCTTTATAGATTTTAATTTGCCAGAGTTATCAGGAATTGATTTGTATAAGAGGTTAATAGTTAATACGGAAATTGATGTGCCTAACACCATATTTATAAGTGCCATAGGTCGTGAAAGTTATTATAATCAGGCAAATCAATTAGGTATTAAAAACTTTCTTATTAAACCTATTAATCAATCGCTATTATTTGATGCTGTAATAAATGTTTTTAAATTATCTTCGGATGATGAGAACAATATAAAGGCTGAGAAAGAGATAGGGATAGATTCTAATGGCGTAAATAATAAAAAGTTTGAAGAGTTGTTAAAAGATAAGAGAATATTAGTGGTAGAGGATAATGATATAAACCAATTGGTTGCAAAAGATATCTTGGAACAAGTTGGTGTTCATGTAAATATTGCAAACAATGGTGAAGAGGCAATCAAATATGTTAATGCTAATAAATTCGATATGGTTCTTATGGACATGCAAATGCCAATTATGGATGGTTATCAAGCTACTAAAATTTTAAGAGAAAGCTATCCAAGTTCAGAGCTTCCTATTATAGCAATGACAGCTAATGCACTAGAGGGTGATCGTGAAAAGAGTATAGAATGTGGTATGAATGATTATATTTCAAAACCTATTGATCCAGAATGGTTGTTTACAACATTAGCTAAGTGGTTGGCGCCAAATGACAATAAAAATATTGAAAAGCCTTTAAAGAAAATTATTAATGAGGAAACTAAAATTTTAGCTTTTGATAAAACATTAATTCGTTTTGGTAATAAGGAAGAGTTCTATTGTGATTTATTGAAAAGATATCAGGATAGTTATACAAACTTGCAAAAAGAGTTTTGGAATATGATACTAAATGAAAAATACGATGATGCTAAACGATATATTCACAGCCTTAAAGGTGTTACAGGGAATATAGGAGCCATGAAGCTTAATAAATTTGTAGTTAAGTTTGAAGAGGATTATGAATCTTATGATGATGAAAGCTTAAAGAAAAATCTTGTGATACTTTCTGCATTAAATGAGGAATTACTAAATGAAATTATACAAATTTTACACAAAGACCAGTTAGAAGAAAATCAAGTGATTTCTAATTTTGATGTGTATGAAGCTTTGGTTAAATTACTGGAAGATTTACAAAAAGCTCGTGCTAAAGAAGTAAAGGAAAGTATGAATAATTTAGTAGTCAATACTAAAGATATTAATTCGTTGCCTCAAATTGGAGAAATAAAGAAGCTTGTAGACCGCTATCGTTTCAAAGAGGCTAAGGTAATGGTTGAGGAACTAATAGAAGTTGTAAAGGAGCAAAATAATGGATAGACAAAAAACAATAATGATAGTAGAAGATACAGAAATGAATATTGATATTTTAGTGGAAGCACTTCAAGATGAATATGAATTAATTGTTGCTATCAATGGTGCAGAGGCTCTTGAACTAGCTGAAGAACAAAAACCAGATTTAATTCTTTTAGATATTATGATGCCAGAAATGGATGGATACGAAGTTTTAAAAAGACTAAAGGAAACTTCAGAGTTAAACCATATACCTGTGATTTTGCTGTCTGCAATAACTGATAGCGATTCAAAATTCAAAGGTTTTTCTTTAGGTGCAGTGGATTATGTAACTAAGCCTTTTGAAATTATTGAAGTGAAAGCTAGGGTTAAGACTCAACTTAAGCTAGAAGATGCACGATTAATGCTAGAGGGTCAAAATATTATTTTAGAGCAAAAGGTTAAAGAGAGAACTGAACTCATTGAAAAAACTAATTTTGCTACTATATATTGCTTAGCAGCTTTAGCTGAAACAAGAGATCCTGAAACTGGTCAGCATATAAAAAGAACGCAGAAATATATAAGAGAATTAGCATTGGAATTACGCAGCAATAAAGAATATGAAGATGTGCTTACAGACGAATACATAGAACTTCTTTATAAATCAGCGCCATTACATGATATTGGAAAGGTGGGAGTAAAGGATAGTATTTTACTTAAGCCAGGAAAACTTACAGATG comes from Clostridium sp. TW13 and encodes:
- a CDS encoding hybrid sensor histidine kinase/response regulator: MLKSNFINKSYKNKLRATYALLMFGILMVLSIFMYFQLNIKMKPIIGGMGNHVIDSKVSCLGYEFDEQRKLLELLSSTQPFKNGDISTIKKEIDNQMSKHKDFILEIRYKSSTGEEYDYNKYNIKASSDYEKQLSNSEGISVNSKTIYNEKLGQYVVFAGIKVLDDDGKAKGTLSVCVSVKGVIESLSKTKIEKLDKMWILDSVGNVVAKTNVQKNPTIDIENFKKDINSNNFGEIASINSKDSQNSFVYAKIPNTENLYLVTNMEEHGSFANAMKFILIIFLTITICISALIFIIANKMTNFVTKPLTRMVEIIEKSDTVNYIEIPDDLKRSKDEIGILASTIDKMANNIRNNLKALNNEINERKKAEENLIVLNDELECHVQERTKELIEATTNLTISEDRFKIAMESSHIGVYDMDCVSNVFIVNSVFLELINAPQYRQCIEEGVDWIRCDGDFEEYIFEEDILNNIKLCADNLPSVGQEYHKEFRLKSDPNTWLSFTGQTIEDEFGKLIRFVGILQNISGIKRNEVELKNAKEVAEEASLAKSQFLANMSHEIRTPMNAIMGLTHLMGQSEINESQKNYLSKIESSSKLLLRIINDILDFSKIEAGKLAVENINFSLYKVFENVSNLYTDSAINKGIEINFDIEEGVPDVLKGDPLRLEQIIANLTTNAIKFTSKGTVNVSAKVSEEQENKIKLHFSVADTGIGLTKEQITKLFTAFTQADNSTTRKYGGTGLGLTISKQLVELMNGDIWVESEYGQGSTFNFTIQCDKVSSVITPNYEKYPDLQNKKVLIIDHNKTSLMVLERMLKSFKFKVTAINSPFKAIELLKKENFDLLFIDFNLPELSGIDLYKRLIVNTEIDVPNTIFISAIGRESYYNQANQLGIKNFLIKPINQSLLFDAVINVFKLSSDDENNIKAEKEIGIDSNGVNNKKFEELLKDKRILVVEDNDINQLVAKDILEQVGVHVNIANNGEEAIKYVNANKFDMVLMDMQMPIMDGYQATKILRESYPSSELPIIAMTANALEGDREKSIECGMNDYISKPIDPEWLFTTLAKWLAPNDNKNIEKPLKKIINEETKILAFDKTLIRFGNKEEFYCDLLKRYQDSYTNLQKEFWNMILNEKYDDAKRYIHSLKGVTGNIGAMKLNKFVVKFEEDYESYDDESLKKNLVILSALNEELLNEIIQILHKDQLEENQVISNFDVYEALVKLLEDLQKARAKEVKESMNNLVVNTKDINSLPQIGEIKKLVDRYRFKEAKVMVEELIEVVKEQNNG
- a CDS encoding HD-GYP domain-containing protein codes for the protein MDRQKTIMIVEDTEMNIDILVEALQDEYELIVAINGAEALELAEEQKPDLILLDIMMPEMDGYEVLKRLKETSELNHIPVILLSAITDSDSKFKGFSLGAVDYVTKPFEIIEVKARVKTQLKLEDARLMLEGQNIILEQKVKERTELIEKTNFATIYCLAALAETRDPETGQHIKRTQKYIRELALELRSNKEYEDVLTDEYIELLYKSAPLHDIGKVGVKDSILLKPGKLTDEEFEEMKKHTIYGGESLMVGIKELGEESFLTLAKEIALTHHEKWDGSGYPRGLSNKDIPISGRLMALSDVYDALISKRVYKGAFTHEDAKAIILEGRGTHFDPDVVDAFISREDKFIEIMEQFKDC